One part of the Streptomyces lienomycini genome encodes these proteins:
- a CDS encoding aminopeptidase P family protein: MSEVYAARRTRLRERCNAGGSAAALVSRPANVRYLAGAAPHGAVLLLGRTEDLLVCSGPPDDRPTVGRPDESLPVRTLPGPGGDPAVAATGLAAEQGAESLAAEDHHLTVVRHRSMRSVAPRLRLTDLGQAVEQLRVVKDEEEISCLRIGAEIADQALGELLESILVGRTERHLALELERRLVDHGADGPAFPTSVGTGPNSGRRGHRPTDRRVEEGDFLSVCLGATYRGYRCEIGRTFVIGTSPADWQIELYDLVFSAQRAGREALAPGAACRDVDRAARQPLDCAGYAENLPALTGHGVGLEIDEDPQLAPAAMGKLDACVPVTVEPGVHLPGRGGVRIDDTLVVRPEADGGPELLTITTKELLAL; this comes from the coding sequence ATGTCAGAGGTGTACGCGGCCCGCCGGACGCGCCTACGGGAACGCTGCAACGCGGGCGGCAGCGCGGCGGCGCTCGTCTCCCGGCCCGCCAACGTGCGCTATCTCGCGGGCGCCGCCCCGCACGGCGCCGTCCTGCTGCTCGGCAGGACCGAGGACCTGCTGGTCTGCTCGGGCCCGCCGGACGACCGGCCGACCGTGGGCCGGCCCGACGAGTCCCTTCCGGTACGCACGCTGCCCGGACCCGGCGGCGATCCGGCCGTCGCGGCCACCGGCCTCGCCGCGGAGCAGGGCGCCGAGTCCCTCGCCGCGGAGGACCACCACCTCACCGTGGTCCGGCACCGCTCCATGCGCTCGGTCGCGCCCCGACTGCGCCTGACCGACCTCGGACAGGCCGTCGAGCAGCTCCGGGTGGTCAAGGACGAGGAGGAGATCTCCTGCCTGCGCATCGGCGCCGAGATCGCCGACCAGGCCCTCGGGGAACTCCTGGAGTCCATCCTGGTCGGCCGCACCGAGCGGCATCTCGCCCTGGAGCTGGAACGCCGCCTCGTCGACCACGGAGCCGACGGTCCCGCCTTCCCGACGTCCGTCGGCACCGGCCCGAACTCGGGCCGCCGCGGCCACCGGCCCACCGACCGGCGCGTGGAGGAGGGCGACTTCCTCTCCGTGTGCCTGGGCGCGACCTACCGCGGCTACCGCTGCGAGATCGGCCGTACGTTCGTGATCGGCACCTCACCGGCCGACTGGCAGATCGAGCTGTACGACCTCGTCTTCTCCGCCCAGCGCGCCGGACGCGAGGCCCTCGCACCCGGCGCCGCCTGCCGAGATGTGGACCGCGCCGCCCGCCAGCCACTGGACTGCGCGGGGTACGCGGAGAACCTTCCCGCACTCACCGGTCACGGTGTCGGACTGGAAATCGACGAGGACCCGCAGTTGGCCCCCGCGGCCATGGGTAAACTGGACGCTTGTGTGCCGGTCACCGTCGAACCGGGGGTCCACCTCCCGGGCCGGGGCGGGGTCCGGATCGATGACACGCTCGTCGTGCGCCCCGAGGCGGACGGCGGACCCGAGCTACTCACCATCACGACCAAGGAGCTGCTCGCGCTCTAG